In one Aeromicrobium wangtongii genomic region, the following are encoded:
- a CDS encoding maleylpyruvate isomerase N-terminal domain-containing protein, protein MVTSRDLLHRQWTDLRAWIENSGLLDHRTEPSVLEAWNVHELVTHLGRSFLALTVLGPEPGARTETLGSYIAAYSASAQEIADGTIQLARSFESDLLGGIDNCARLGFSTLDALHTDVVRGPRGTIGLDDFVMTRLLELVVHGDDLGRSVPTVPAPPLLDEAVDAVAGALAQAYAEVAGSPPQTGERLTWIRQATGREPSDDAALPLL, encoded by the coding sequence GTGGTGACGTCGCGCGATCTGCTGCACCGCCAGTGGACGGACCTGCGGGCCTGGATCGAGAACTCCGGCCTGCTGGACCACCGCACCGAACCGAGCGTCCTCGAGGCGTGGAACGTCCACGAGCTCGTGACGCACCTGGGCCGCTCGTTCCTGGCCCTCACGGTGCTCGGCCCCGAGCCCGGCGCACGCACCGAGACCCTGGGTTCGTACATAGCGGCGTACAGCGCCTCGGCACAGGAGATCGCCGACGGCACGATCCAGCTCGCGCGGTCGTTCGAGAGCGATCTGCTCGGCGGCATCGACAACTGTGCGAGGCTCGGCTTCTCGACCCTGGATGCACTGCACACCGATGTCGTCCGGGGCCCGCGCGGCACCATCGGGCTGGACGACTTCGTGATGACGCGGCTGCTGGAGCTCGTCGTCCACGGTGACGACCTCGGCCGGTCGGTGCCGACCGTCCCCGCGCCGCCGCTGCTCGACGAGGCGGTCGACGCGGTGGCCGGTGCCCTGGCGCAGGCCTACGCAGAGGTGGCCGGCTCGCCGCCGCAGACGGGGGAGCGGCTCACCTGGATCCGCCAGGCCACGGGGCGCGAGCCGAGCGACGACGCCGCGCTGCCGCTGCTCTGA
- a CDS encoding SDR family oxidoreductase, with product MSSHPRAKFDHDELATALKVLGEAQYLEEDDEAYVALRRACGKFYKDVKKQRRLAKRAEVAAADRAVVATTATGSPTRIDDETEGIPLVSNAAGATAGTLLVPRPCYICKQKYTVVDAFYHQLCPECAALNRAKRDARTDLTGKRALLTGGRAKIGMYIALRLLRDGAHTTITTRFPHDAVRRFTAMPDSADWIHRLRIVGIDLRDPAQVVGLADSVAEQGPLDILINNAAQTVRRTPGAYAPLAEAENAPLPEGPLPELLTFGHTSDAHPAALVGSVASHPVMAGDSHTAEELTSMALMAGSADLSRIDAGGLVPDTVDVNSWTQRVHEVDALELLEVQLCNTTAPFILVSRLRPSMAASEARRTYVVNVSAMEGQFSRRYKGPGHPHTNMAKAALNMLTRTSAGEMLEEDGILMTAVDTGWITDERPHPTKVRLAEEGFKAPLDLVDGAARVYDPIVRGEAGEDVHGVFLKDYEASPW from the coding sequence ATGTCCTCTCATCCCCGTGCAAAGTTCGACCACGATGAGCTGGCGACCGCTCTGAAGGTCCTGGGTGAGGCCCAGTACCTCGAGGAGGACGACGAGGCGTACGTCGCGCTGCGTCGGGCCTGCGGCAAGTTCTACAAGGACGTCAAGAAGCAGCGCCGGCTCGCCAAGCGGGCCGAGGTCGCCGCGGCCGACCGCGCCGTGGTCGCCACCACCGCCACCGGGTCGCCCACGCGCATCGACGACGAGACCGAAGGCATCCCGCTGGTCTCGAACGCCGCCGGTGCCACTGCGGGCACCTTGCTCGTCCCGCGTCCCTGCTACATCTGCAAGCAGAAGTACACCGTCGTCGACGCGTTCTACCACCAGCTCTGCCCCGAGTGCGCCGCGTTGAACCGCGCCAAGCGGGACGCCCGCACCGATCTGACCGGCAAGCGTGCGCTGCTGACCGGCGGCCGCGCCAAGATCGGCATGTACATCGCGCTGCGGCTGCTGCGCGACGGTGCGCACACCACGATCACCACCCGCTTCCCGCACGACGCCGTGCGGCGCTTCACCGCGATGCCCGACAGCGCCGACTGGATCCACCGTCTGCGCATCGTCGGCATCGACCTGCGCGATCCCGCCCAGGTCGTCGGCCTGGCCGACTCCGTCGCCGAGCAGGGGCCGCTCGACATCCTGATCAACAACGCCGCCCAGACCGTGCGGCGCACGCCCGGCGCGTACGCGCCGTTGGCCGAGGCGGAGAACGCACCGCTGCCCGAGGGGCCGCTGCCCGAGCTGCTGACCTTCGGCCACACCAGCGACGCGCACCCGGCGGCGCTCGTGGGCTCGGTCGCGTCGCACCCCGTGATGGCCGGCGACTCCCACACCGCCGAGGAGCTGACCTCGATGGCGCTGATGGCCGGCTCCGCGGATCTGTCGCGCATCGACGCCGGCGGGCTCGTGCCCGACACCGTCGACGTCAACAGCTGGACGCAGCGCGTGCACGAGGTCGATGCCCTGGAGCTGCTCGAGGTCCAGCTGTGCAACACCACCGCGCCGTTCATCCTGGTCAGCCGGCTGCGGCCGTCGATGGCCGCTTCGGAGGCCCGGCGCACCTACGTCGTCAACGTCTCGGCGATGGAGGGCCAGTTCAGCCGGCGCTACAAGGGTCCCGGGCACCCGCACACCAACATGGCCAAGGCCGCCCTCAACATGCTCACCCGCACGAGCGCGGGGGAGATGCTGGAGGAGGACGGCATCCTCATGACCGCCGTCGACACCGGGTGGATCACCGACGAGCGTCCGCACCCGACCAAGGTCCGCCTCGCCGAGGAGGGCTTCAAGGCGCCGCTGGACCTGGTGGACGGCGCCGCGCGCGTCTACGATCCGATCGTGCGAGGTGAAGCAGGCGAGGACGTCCACGGCGTGTTCCTCAAGGACTACGAGGCGTCGCCGTGGTGA